In one window of Cololabis saira isolate AMF1-May2022 chromosome 23, fColSai1.1, whole genome shotgun sequence DNA:
- the LOC133423956 gene encoding tetraspanin-8-like, which produces MQKSSVVVVADKTSLKRPFIFANAVHMALCFFMLRMTVVWHRDLIQTGKMVSSMSVVMMYIIEVGCLLLSVLGVFGACKGKRWCLILYAAGMAAASQTIIVRTALNYQDVYEKRVVREESKLLAMMPLSATSKANRTLLYHIQEEFECCGLIEGYKDWGSSIPSSCNCHYPGKCIRLRGSATLGAPKNIYIYGEPCLPIYVSELKLAFSLVMGIQFGSGVFWIILLVMSVKLMGQIKRKQEFLALLQSNRYVPGAF; this is translated from the exons ATGCAGAAGAGCTCAGTGGTCGTGGTGGCGGACAAAACGAGCCTGAAAAGGCCGTTTATTTTTGCAAACGCAGTACATATG GCGCTCTGCTTCTTCATGCTGAGAATGACAGTCGTTTGGCACAGAGACCTCATACAGACGGGCAAA ATGGTGTCCAGTATGTCTGTGGTGATGATGTATATCATCGAGGTCGGCTGCCTGCTGCTCTCAGTGCTCGGCGTGTTTGGAGCCTGCAAAGGAAAGAGATGGTGTTTGATTCTg tATGCAGCCGGGATGGCAGCGGCCAGTCAAACGATCATTGTCAGAACGGCACTGAATTACCAAGATGTTTACGAG AAACGCGTTGTTCGAGAGGAGTCCAAGCTGCTGGCCATGATGCCCCTCAGTGCGACTAGCAAGGCCAACAGGACGCTGCTGTACCACATCCAGGAGGAG TTTGAATGCTGTGGTCTGATCGAGGGCTACAAGGACTGGGGCTCTTCTATACCCTCCTCTTGTAACTGTCACTATCCAGGAAAATGT ATTCGTCTGCGGGGCAGTGCCACGCTTGGAGCGCCGAAGAACATCTATATTTATGGAGAG CCTTGCTTACCGATTTATGTCTCGGAGCTGAAGTTGGCATTCTCCCTGGTGATGGGTATACAGTTTGGAAGCGGAGTGTTTTGG ATTATTTTACTGGTCATGAGCGTCAAGCTGATGGGGCAGATAAAAAGGAAACAGGAGTTCCTGGCTCTTCTCCAGTCAAACAGATATGTTCCTGGTGCTTTCTAG
- the LOC133424298 gene encoding ras-related protein Rab-19-like, translating to MQAAGPEHDDCFDFLFKIILIGDSNVGKTSVVQNFKSGVFSEKQQNTIGVDFTVRTVDIEGKKVKIQVWDTAGQERFRTITQSYYRSAHGALIAYDITRSSTFNSVNHWIKEVELYGAANVVLVLIGNKCDLEQSRQVEFDEACSLAKERGILAALETSAKVSQNVEEAFMMMARELLSHNGLFVQRGDDEGNSTPRILLHANSRPVNGITAADTQPEKKSCC from the exons ATGCAGGCAGCAGGACCTGAGCACGATGACTGTTTCGACTTCTTGTTTAAGATCATCCTGATTGGAGACTCCAATGTGGGGAAGACCTCGGTGGTCCAGAATTTCAAGTCAGGAGTTTTCTCTGAGAAGCAGCAGAACACCATCGGGGTGGATTTCACCGTGCGAACCGTGGACATCGAGGGGAAGAAAGTGAAG ATACAGGTGTGGGACACAGCAGGTCAGGAGAGGTTTCGCACCATCACCCAGAGCTACTACCGCAGCGCTCACGGCGCCCTGATCGCTTATGACATCACACGCAGTTCCACCTTTAACTCTGTGAACCACTGGATCAAGGAGGTGGAACTGTACGGAGCCGCCAACGTAGTTCTGGTGCTCATAG GGAACAAGTGTGACctggagcagagccggcaggttGAGTTTGACGAAGCCTGCAGTCTGGCGAAAGAGAGAGGCATACTCGCTGCCTTAGAAACATCTGCAAAG gtGAGCCAGAATGTGGAAGAAGCCTTCATGATGATGGCCCGAGAGCTGTTGTCCCATAACGGCCTGTTTGTCCAGCGAGGAGACGATGAGGGCAACAGCACACCCCGAATCCTCCTCCACGCCAACTCTCGACCAGTTAATGGTATCacagctgcagacacacaaccagAGAAGAAGTCGTGTTGCTGA